One Balaenoptera musculus isolate JJ_BM4_2016_0621 chromosome 13, mBalMus1.pri.v3, whole genome shotgun sequence genomic region harbors:
- the LOC118906229 gene encoding mitochondrial import inner membrane translocase subunit Tim8 A-like, whose product MESSSSSSAAGLGSVDPQLQHFIEVETQKQRFQQLVHQMMELCWEKCMDKPGPKLDSQAEACFVNCIERFIDTSQFILNRLEQTQKSKPVFSESLSD is encoded by the coding sequence ATGgagtcctcctcctcttcctctgcagcGGGTTTGGGCTCGGTCGACCCGCAGCTGCAGCATTTCATCGAGGTAGAGACTCAGAAGCAGCGCTTCCAGCAGCTGGTGCACCAGATGATGGAACTTTGTTGGGAAAAGTGCATGGACAAGCCTGGGCCAAAGTTGGACAGTCAGGCTGAGGCCTGTTTTGTGAACTGCATTGAGCGCTTCATTGATACAAGCCAATTCATCTTGAATCGACTGGAACAGACCCAGAAATCCAAGCCAGTCTTCTCAGAAAGCCTTTCTGACTGA